A region of Lichenibacterium dinghuense DNA encodes the following proteins:
- a CDS encoding PopZ family protein encodes MLDHPVPALNEDAEGELLSPPLGESVMSAFETLAATVVLQNTPMLERVMRDLLRPMLKTWLDDNLPGLVERLVRAEIERVARGSRG; translated from the coding sequence ATGCTTGACCATCCCGTTCCAGCCCTGAACGAAGACGCGGAAGGCGAACTGCTGTCGCCGCCGCTCGGCGAATCCGTGATGTCGGCCTTCGAAACGCTGGCCGCGACCGTGGTGCTGCAGAACACGCCGATGCTCGAGCGCGTGATGCGCGACCTCCTCCGGCCCATGCTCAAGACGTGGCTCGACGACAACCTCCCGGGGCTGGTGGAGCGCCTGGTCCGGGCCGAGATCGAGCGGGTGGCGCGCGGCAGCCGCGGCTGA
- a CDS encoding tetratricopeptide repeat protein has product MSLVHRTAVLLALALPCWAPAASAFDGADGLPQDAKASGALSLFKSSSQALRLGMDGYRSGNYKTSVEAFEYAAANGNPLARWKLGRMYAAGDGVPQDDDKAYRYYSQIVNTYDEDDGDRRDLSAVSDAFVAVGVYSLNGLPKTGVKADPERALEMFQYAALNFGNADAQYNLARLYLDGADGAVAKDSRQAVRWLALAADKGHLQAQALLGHMLFSGFDGMPPQRARGLMWLTMARDAAVLGKDPKDAWIVDLYAKTAASATDSDRQVASLYLDEHHKRN; this is encoded by the coding sequence ATGTCGCTCGTCCACCGGACCGCGGTCCTCCTGGCCCTCGCGCTGCCCTGCTGGGCCCCGGCGGCCTCGGCCTTCGACGGGGCTGACGGCCTCCCGCAGGACGCCAAGGCGTCCGGCGCCCTGTCCCTGTTCAAGAGCTCGTCCCAGGCCCTCCGGCTCGGCATGGATGGCTACCGCTCGGGCAACTACAAGACCTCGGTCGAAGCCTTCGAATATGCCGCCGCCAACGGCAACCCGCTCGCGCGCTGGAAGCTCGGGCGCATGTACGCGGCCGGCGACGGCGTCCCGCAGGACGACGACAAGGCTTACCGCTATTATTCGCAGATCGTGAACACCTACGACGAGGACGACGGGGACCGCCGCGACCTGTCGGCCGTGTCGGACGCCTTCGTGGCCGTCGGCGTCTACAGCCTCAACGGCCTGCCGAAGACCGGCGTGAAGGCCGACCCGGAGCGGGCGCTCGAGATGTTCCAGTATGCGGCGCTGAACTTCGGCAACGCCGACGCCCAGTACAACCTCGCCCGCCTCTACCTCGACGGCGCGGACGGCGCCGTGGCGAAGGACTCCCGGCAGGCCGTGCGCTGGCTGGCCCTGGCGGCCGACAAGGGGCACCTGCAGGCGCAGGCGCTGCTGGGCCACATGCTGTTCAGCGGCTTCGACGGCATGCCGCCGCAGCGGGCCAGGGGCCTGATGTGGCTCACGATGGCGCGCGACGCGGCCGTGCTGGGCAAAGACCCGAAGGACGCCTGGATCGTCGACCTCTACGCCAAGACGGCCGCCTCGGCCACCGACAGCGACCGGCAGGTGGCCTCACTGTACCTCGACGAGCACCACAAGCGGAACTGA
- a CDS encoding ABC-F family ATP-binding cassette domain-containing protein, translating to MLHINDLTYRLGPRMLFDHASAAIPTGARTGFVGRNGTGKTTLFRMIAGDLHPESGTLQIPNRMRLGQVEQEAPGGPTTLIDFVLDADRERAALLAEADTATDPNRIAEVHARLVDIEAHAAPSRAATILQGLGFAEAAQNRALSEFSGGWRMRVALAAVLFTRPDLLLLDEPTNYLDMEGTLWLIDYLATYPATVLIISHDRDLLDAVCDHILHLDQAKLTLWRGNYDSFETQRREQQAIQAKHIKKQEEQRKHLQSFVDRFRASATKASQAQSRIKMLERMKPISAIVDSQVMPFHLPSPERPLSPPIVAMDGAATGYDDRPVLSRLSLNISNDDRIGLLGSNGNGKSTFAKLVAGRMATLGGSLKKSSKMTVGFFAQHQVEELGEAQTPYGYVAARMKDGTESRIRGKCAQLGFPATKADTPVSQLSGGEKARLMMGLAAFDGPHLLILDEPTNHLDIDSRAALIEAINDYEGAIVIISHDRYLIDACADRLWLVDGGTVKAFDGDMDDYKALVLSRASGSAAARKPKAEKEAAPDRSPSPAKLAAQTKKQIAALEERIAKLTGLMERIDAALVDPNAYSRDKNKAGQLAGQRKELARALETAEDEWLALTTLFEAAAE from the coding sequence CACATCAACGATCTCACCTACCGGCTCGGGCCGCGCATGCTGTTCGACCACGCGTCGGCTGCGATCCCGACCGGCGCGCGGACGGGCTTCGTCGGCCGCAACGGCACCGGCAAGACGACGCTGTTCCGGATGATCGCGGGCGACCTCCACCCCGAATCGGGCACGCTGCAGATCCCCAACCGCATGCGGCTCGGGCAGGTGGAGCAGGAGGCGCCCGGCGGTCCCACGACGCTGATCGACTTCGTGCTCGACGCGGACCGCGAGCGCGCGGCGCTGCTCGCCGAGGCCGACACCGCGACGGACCCCAACCGCATCGCCGAGGTGCACGCCCGCCTTGTCGACATTGAGGCCCACGCGGCGCCCTCGCGCGCCGCAACCATCCTGCAGGGCCTCGGCTTCGCCGAGGCCGCGCAGAACCGCGCGCTGTCCGAGTTCTCCGGCGGCTGGCGGATGCGCGTCGCGCTGGCGGCGGTGCTGTTCACCCGGCCCGACCTGCTGCTGCTCGACGAGCCCACCAACTACCTCGACATGGAGGGCACGCTCTGGCTGATCGACTACCTCGCCACCTATCCGGCGACGGTGCTGATCATCAGCCACGACCGCGACCTGCTCGACGCCGTCTGCGACCACATCCTGCACCTCGACCAAGCGAAGCTGACGCTGTGGCGGGGCAACTACGACAGCTTCGAGACGCAGCGCCGCGAGCAGCAGGCCATCCAGGCCAAGCACATCAAGAAGCAGGAGGAGCAGCGCAAGCACCTGCAGAGCTTCGTCGACCGCTTCCGCGCCTCCGCCACCAAGGCCAGCCAGGCGCAGTCGCGCATCAAGATGCTGGAGCGCATGAAGCCGATCTCGGCCATCGTCGACAGCCAGGTCATGCCCTTCCACCTGCCCTCGCCCGAGCGGCCGCTGAGCCCGCCCATCGTCGCGATGGACGGCGCCGCGACGGGCTACGACGACCGGCCGGTGCTGAGCCGGCTCAGCCTCAACATCTCCAACGACGACCGCATCGGCCTGCTCGGCTCGAACGGCAACGGCAAGTCCACCTTCGCCAAGCTCGTGGCGGGCCGCATGGCGACGCTCGGCGGCTCGCTGAAGAAGTCCTCCAAGATGACTGTGGGCTTCTTCGCCCAGCACCAGGTCGAGGAGCTCGGCGAAGCGCAGACGCCCTACGGCTACGTGGCGGCGCGGATGAAGGACGGCACGGAGAGCCGCATCCGCGGCAAGTGCGCCCAGCTCGGCTTTCCGGCCACCAAGGCCGACACGCCCGTGTCGCAGCTGTCGGGCGGCGAGAAGGCGCGGCTGATGATGGGGCTCGCGGCCTTCGACGGGCCGCACCTCCTGATCCTCGACGAGCCCACCAACCACCTCGACATCGACAGCCGCGCGGCCCTGATCGAGGCCATCAACGACTACGAGGGCGCGATCGTCATCATCTCCCACGACCGCTACCTGATCGACGCCTGCGCGGACCGGCTGTGGCTGGTGGACGGCGGCACCGTGAAGGCCTTCGACGGCGACATGGACGACTACAAGGCGCTGGTGCTTAGCCGCGCCTCGGGGTCCGCGGCGGCCCGCAAGCCCAAGGCCGAGAAGGAGGCGGCGCCCGACCGCTCCCCCTCCCCGGCCAAGCTCGCGGCGCAGACCAAGAAGCAGATCGCGGCGCTGGAGGAGAGGATCGCCAAGCTCACGGGGCTGATGGAGCGGATCGACGCCGCGCTGGTCGACCCCAACGCCTATTCGCGGGACAAGAACAAGGCCGGGCAGCTCGCGGGCCAGCGCAAGGAGCTCGCCCGGGCGCTGGAGACCGCGGAGGACGAGTGGCTGGCCCTGACGACGCTGTTCGAGGCGGCGGCCGAATAG